CATTTCCATATCCGATTTTTTATCGAAATGAAGAGTGATGTATCCCCGATTGTAATTTGAAGTCGAGTTGATTTTTTTGAGCTCCGAAAGCCTGGAAAAAGTCCCCTCCAGAGGAGAAGTCGCTAATTTCTCCACGATTTCAGGAGAAGAATTGGCCACTCCATAAGAAATGGTCAAAACAGGTTCTTTTTCCTTTGGATTTAAATCCACAGAAAGCAAAGGCACCACAGCGAAACCCATGATGGAAAGCAAGACAAATACGATCAGGATCCGAAATGGAGTCATGAGGACAATGCTTTAAGCTTTTTCTTTGGCACAAAAAACCAATAGGCTAAGGGTACAAAATACAAGGCAGTAAAGGTACCGATCGTTAGTCCTCCGATTACTGCATAGACCAAAGGTCTTTGTAAATCCGCACCTAAGCCACTACTAAACACAATGGGTATCAAGGCCAATATCGTAGTGATAGAAGTCATCAAAATAGGCTTCAACCTAATCTGACCTGCTCCATGCAAGGCTTTTTCCAGTCCTTCCATTGGTGATATGGAGTCTATCTCATCATACTTTTCACGAAGCCTATTGATGGTATCGATCTTTAATATGGCATCATTTACCATAATCCCCAGCATGACTACCAAGCCAATCGCCGACATGACATTCAGACTTGCTCCGAAAATCCAAAGCACCAAAAATGCTCCCCCAATCCCTAATGGCAGAGTGAACACTACAATTAATGGCTGAATAAAACTCTCAAACTGAGCTGCTAAGATAAAGTACAGCAACAATACTGAAATCAATAAGATGCCTATCAGCTGCTGCAAATTTTCTTTATCCTTAAAATATTGTCCCGTCATCTCCACACCTAGATCTTTGGTCTGAGCCCAACTGAAAAAATCTGATCTTTTTGCCTCAGGTTCTTCATCCAAAATATAAGCAGACTGGTAAATCCCACCTCTGTCCGCAGTGATATATTTATAATGATTCTCATACTCATATTCCAAAAACTCACTCAAAGCATAAGATGTGGAGTCCGAAGCCGAAACATTCGTATTTCTCAACAAGTATTCAAATCGATCATTCGATTCCTTGAGATTAATAGGGGTGATCTCACCAAATCTACGAATGTCGGTGATGGTATAGGTTCCAAATAACTTGGAAATCTGATCTTGAATGGTATTTACAGGGACTTTGTAAGTGGCCATTTTATCCGCACGAAGGGTAAAAACAACGGAGGCTTCTTTTTGTAATCCTGGTCCTCTCTCCCAACTATTGGCTGGGAACTGACTTAACCAAGGATCCATTTCCTCCTCACTTATAGGTTCTTTGGAAGAGAGGTCCTTCCATCTCACCTCATAATAAGCTTGACTGGAGCTAAATAATTGATCAAATGCATTGGGAGCATCTCCTAAAATGAAGCTTGCTTCAGGGTAATTATCATTTAAATAACTCCTGATATCTGCAATCTTTTGCTCTTTACTTTGCTCATCCTTAAACAGTAAATAAAGAAATGCCTGCTGAATGGAATTCTCCCCATCAAATAATAAAAACTGTCTTACCCCAACATCCGACTCTGCTTGCTCATAGCTTCCTTGAAGTTCTTTCAATAAGGCCACAACCCGGCCTTTATTTTCCAAAGCGCCAATAGGCTCATTCCATTCAATTTCCAGGGTAGCATCCAGTTTTTCGATTTCGGGCAACCCTTCAGTCTTAAGCAAAAGACTTACAGCCAATCCTAATGGGATTAATATGGCAAAACATAGAATTGCTACTTTTCGGCTCGAGGTGATTTTGGAATAGATGAGTTCATACCCAGAAAGAATACGTCTGAAAAATGGCCCCTCTTCCTTTTCTATTATTTTTTTACTTTTCCCAAACAATAGCAGGTAAAGCATAGGAAGAAGAATAAATGCAACTCCTAAAGACACCGACAATATAGCTGCTACTGCTACTGCTTGATCAAAAAACAAAGCTCCAGAAATCCCACTGAGAAACACAAGTGGAATAAATACAGCCAGTGTAGTCATCACAGAACTGATTAAGGCTCCCATCACCTCATTTACTCCTTCTACACAAGCTTCAAAAATTGGAAGACCTTCATCTCTCTTTCTTGTAATATTATCCAATACGATGATTGCATTATCAATTAACATCCCAATCCCTAAGGCCAAACCCGAAAGGGAAATGATATTGATCGACAAATTGAAAAAATAGAATATTAGAAAGCTAATCACCAAAGAAGATGGTAAACTCACTCCTATAATCAAGGGCAGGCGATAATCCTTCATAAATAAGAAAAGCACCGCAAATGCGAATATCCCACCAAACAATAAGCTAGTTTCCAAATTGGAAATTGCAGCATTTAGCAGGTTAGATTGATCTTGCGTCAAATCAAAATCTACCTGAGGGTAATCCACTCTGAAAAGTTCCAAAGAAGCCTTCAATTCGGGCATCAATTCATTCATTTTTGCCGAGGCTTGCTTATGTACCGTAATCACCAAACTCTCTTGCTCCCCATATAAATGATAACCTAGCATTTCCTTGGTCTCGTAATTGACTTCCGCCAATTTATTCAGGGGAATAATGGCACCTTCGGCAGTTCGAATTGGAAGATTTTTAATGTCATCCGGAGTATCCACTCGGGTAGCCAAGCGAAGGTAATAGCGGAACTGTCCATCTTTAACGGAAATCCCATCAAGATCAGCATTTGATGATTGAATGGTAGAGATCACATTTTGCTGTGTCATTCCAAGGGCAGCTAAGGCCTCTTTATTAGGCTTGACGCTGATTATTCTATTTTTTTTGCCATTGATATCTACCAGAGAAACTCCCGGCAATTGTTCGATCCGCTTTTTAAGGACATTTTCAGCCAACTGGCTTACTTCTACTTCATCAACCCCTTCTTTTGGAACTACCTGAACCCTGGCCACAGGTATATCAGATGTATTGATCCGGATAACTTCCGGCCTAACCAAATCTTCTGGAAGAGAATTAGTCAATCGATCGATTTTCTCATTGACATCAATATAGGCCAGTTCCATCTGGGTACTATAATCAAAAGTCAATCGAATAGTACCTACTTCAGAACCTGCTTTGGAATCCATTTCTTCCAAACCATTGAGGGTAATCAAGCCTTCCCTGATCGGACTTAACACATTTTGTTCTATTGCCTCCGGAGAAGCATTCGGATAGTTGACTTTTACTACAATCTGCGGAACATCTATTGGAGGCAGCAATGAAATAGGCAGTGTTCGAAGGACGATGAACGAAAAAACGATCAAGGCCATAAAAGTCATAAACACTGCAATAGGCCTGGCTAATAAAAATCTAACCATGGCTTATTCTGTTATTATTTGAACAGGAGCCTGATGTGCTAATTGCAAGTTATTGGAAGTAATTACCGTACTTCCTTCTTCCACTCCTTCCAAAATTTCCACTTCTTCTCCATTATCTTTTCCTACCTCTACATAATTCCATTTGGATTCGTTGTTCTCGATAGAAAAAACAACTGCCCTACCGGATCGATAAACCAAAGCATCTTTTGGAACTACTAAACTGTTGCTTTGCGGAGCTCTGATAATTGCTCTTGCATTCATTCCAGGCAAGAGATTTTTTCTGGAATTTATGGAAATGGAAACTTGTACCAATCCGTTGTCATCTACTATAGGATTGATTCCAATCACTTTACCATCAATTGCATTTTGAGAATCAGAAACCGCATAAACTTCAGCACGTTGATTGGTTGAAATCAAAGAAATATCAGACTCCAAAACTTTCACTTTTAGGATAAGCTGGCTAGTTCCCAAAATTTCACAAAGCTCCTGACTTGCCCCTACCAAACTTCCCTCCTTGAACTTGAGATCGGCAATTTTACCAGAGATGGGAGCTTTTAATTCACATCTATCTCGGATAAGTTTGGCCTCTTTAAGAGAAACTTCTGCCAAGAACACTCCTGATTTTGCTTTTAGTTGATCATCTATGGCCGATTTTCTTTCCTCATCATCAGAAGCAAAGATGGTTTCATAGCCCATTTTCATAGATTCATAATCCGCCTGTGCATTCCGCAGAGAAATTTCTGCTTTTTCTAATTGCAGCTGAGCTTCCGTGGGATCCAGACGAGCAATAACTTCACCTTTTTGAACCGTTTGCCCTTCGCGGACATTCAATTCTGTCATGAAGCCCGCCTGCTCAATCACGGCAGTGACTTGACTGGCTGCTTCCAGTTTCCCAGTGGCATTGATGAGGTAATCAAAGCTTTTCACTTCAGCTTTAGCCACATGAACTTCTGTTGCGGCTACTTCATTTCGAAAAGATTCTGTAGGAGCTTCTTCAACTTTTTCTTCCTCTTTTTCACAAGAAAAAAATGCAAGAGCTAAAAAACCTAGGAGGGTAAGTCTAAACTTTATCATCGATTTAAATAATTTCGAATTTAATAAACTAAGAAATTATTCAAAGTCAAAAGAAAAGTTTACAAAGGACTGTTAATAAATGTCAATTGAGGTGCAAAAAACAGATTTGGCAATGGCTTATAAAGATTGATAGCTTTTGCCACAGGGCGCAACCTCATGGTGGGAGGAGGATCATCTCCGAAATATTCTATTAGTTCTTCTATGACTTCTGGCTCAATCACTTCAAGTTTTACCCGGGATATCCCATCATGTATCATATCCAATTGAGTGGCAGCTGCCCGTGAAAGGTCTATCATCCTTCTAGAGTATCTAGGAAGTCTATCGTTCACTCTAACATAAACAGTCCCCCTAGTTTCTATCCTAGTTACTTTTAATACCGTCCCAAAAGGCAAAGTTTTGTGGGCAGCAGTCAAACTATCCATATGAAAAATCTCACCGTTGGAGGTCTTTCTAAGATGGAATCTCTTTCCATAAAAACTGGCTATTCCTTCTTGAATCAATAGGGAATCACCGAGGTTTTTTGCCTGGGCAAAGGGCTGGGCAAAAACCATAATTAGGAGAAAAATCCAAAGGCGCATGTAATCAATTTTCATTTGCCCATTCTTGACAAGAAAAATGCCAATTGATGTCATTCCCGATTTTTAGCTTGCAAGCGGCAAGGCTTAAGATTAACTTAGTTTTTCACTTTTCTGAATGACATGATCAAAATTTTACATACTGCCGATTGGCATTTAGGCAAAAGACTTCAGGAATTCTCTCGAATCGAAGAGCAAAAATTGGTTTTGGAAGAGATTATTGAAGTTGCAGATCAGGAAAATGTAGACTTAGTCCTTTTAGCTGGGGACATTTTCGACACTTTCAATCCTAACCATGAGGCGGTAGAACTTTTATATAAAACCCTTCGCAGGCTTTCGAAAAATGGAGAAAGGCCCATCATCGCTATTTCGGGAAATCATGATAGCACTCAGTTTGTAGAAGCTCCAGATCCATTGGCTAGAGAATTAGGGATACTTTTTTATAGTCGATATGATAGTATCATCCCTATTGGAAAACTCGATTCTGGAATCGAAATCACGAAAAGTGCATCTGGATTTGTAGAGCTAAAACTACCCAAGATTGAATTTCCTGTAAGAATAATCTTAGCCCCTTATGCAAATGAGAACTTGCTAAAAACTTATTTGGGAGAAGGAGACCGAGAGGCGGAATTCAGAGAAATTTTGCAAGAGAATTGGCTGGAACTTGCCGATAATTACTGTGATGACAATGGAGTAAATCTATTTATTGGACATTTCTTCTTTATGAAAGAAGGCGAATCCTCGGTAGCTATCGGGACTGAAGCAGAACCTGAATCGGAAAGACCTATTTTACACGTAGGTGGAACTCAGGCACTTTTCACAAAAAATATCCCCTCACAAATTCAATATGCTGCACTGGGCCATTTGCATCGCTACCATTCAGTTGGCCACGAACACTGCCCTGTCGTGTATTCTAGTTCACCTTTAGCCTACTCTTTTAGCGAAGCCGATCAGGAAAAGAAGGTGGTCATTTTAAAGGCTGCCCCAAACCAAGAAGTTGAATATCATCCCGTTGGGCTAAAACAAGGAAGACCTTTATACAGAAAAAAATTTGACAATCTACCCGAGACGCTGGCTTGGTTAGAAGAAAACCCCTATTGCTTTGTGGAGATCACCTATGTGACAGAACATTCTATCGATGCAGCCACACGGAAAGCCATAATGAAAGCCCATGATGGAATTGTCAATTTGATTCCACAAATCAATAATCCAGCAGGAACCGAAGATTTAAGCTTACAGGTAGAAGACTTAGGGAAAGACATGAGCAGTTTGTTTCAATTGTTTTATAAAAGTGAGAAAGGCCAAGAACCCAATGAGGAATTGATGGAAATCTTTAGAGAAGTCATTAGCCAAAACAAGGAAGTATGATCCCAATTAGACTGGAAATACAGGGACTTTATTCTTACAGGGAAAAGCAAGTCATCGAGTTCGATCAATTGACAGCAGCAGGGCTCTTCGGGATCTTTGGAGCCGTAGGCAGTGGGAAATCTTCAATTTTAGAAGGAATTCTATTGGCTCTTTATGGAAGTACCGAGCGACTTTCTGATCGAGGAGAAAAGAACAGCATGCTCAATCTTCAGAGTGAAGAACTGATCATCAACTTTGAGTTTCAGTCGGGCAAAAACAATGTAAACACCTATTTAGGAAGGTATGCTGCCAAAAGAAATCCCAAGAAGTTTGAAGAAGTAAGACCTGCTGAACATACTTTTTATGAGAAAGTAGAGGGACAATGGGAGCCTATTTCTGCAAAAGCCGAGGAAATTATCGGAATGAAAAAAGAGCACTTCAAACAAACAGTGATCATTCCCCAAGGCAAATTCAGGGAGTTTATTGATCTCACTCCTGGTCCAAGAGCTGAGATGATGAAGGAGCTTTTTGGATTAGAGCGATTTGACTTATCCGGAAAAACGGGTTCTCTCTTAAAAGTTGTCAAGGAAGAAAAAATCAGGCTCGAAACTCAGCTATCTGGACTGGAAGGATTTTCAAAAGAAATTTTGGAAGAGAAATCCAACTCTCAAAAAATTCAAAAAAAGGATCATGAAGAGCTAATGTTGAAGCTGCAGCTTTCGGAGACCCAGATGAAGCAGCAGGAAGAAATTCAGAAAAAAGCTCAGCAATTAAAAGTGTTTCAAACCAACTTCCGGGAGCTCTCGAATAAAAAACCAGAGATCGAGGAAAAGAGACTTCTCCATAAAGAGTTTATCACTGCCAAGACTTACCTTAAACCTATTTGGGATCAGATCCATGACACTCAAAAAGAGCTGGAAAAATATACTACCAGCGTAGTGGATTGTGAGCGATTCAAACTCAGGTATATTGAAGAAGTAAAAACGCTGGAGGATGAGGAAGTAGAACTCAAATCTAAAAATCAACAAAGACCCGATCGCGAGGCCAAAATCCGTGATTTGAAAAAAGTACTGGAAGTAAAGAGACTTCAGGTAAAACTGGATGAGGCAAATCAAAAGTTAGAAACTTTAAAACCTGAACTAGAAAGCAAAAAAGCCTCTCAAAATCAATTAGAAGCTGAAGTATCAACTCTGGAGAAACAATCAGAGGATCTAGAAAGCCCAGACATTAAAGTCTTATCAGAGCTTCAAACCGCCTTAAGAGATTGGGGAATTTGGGAGGAAGATCGAGCAAAGCTTGAGAAAATCAAGAAACAGCTTCAAGAAGAGATTGTAGCAGTGAAAAATAATTTGGAACAGATATTTTCAAAACTCCCTTCCGAAGAAAAAAGCCTGGAAACCTGGCAAAAAAGCCAAAAGCAATTGATCCTAAACTTGGAGTCGGAACGTGATCAAGTAATGCAAAAGCAAGGGCTTGGTATTCATGTTCATTTGCTGGAAGACGGAAAACCTTGTCCGCTTTGCGGCGCTGTGGAGCATCCCAGTCCACTTAAATCAGAGAAAGAAAAAGTTGAACTGAAAGCGAAGAATGAGGAAATTAATCAGGAAAAAAACAAGTTGGAAGGCATTCTTACCTTGATTCAAAAAGAAAAGGAAAATCAAATTCATTTAGAAAATCATCAAAGAAATAGCGCCTCCAAGGAAGAAGAGATCCTAAAAATCGAAAAGTCTCTGGAGACAATGATGGAAATGATTTCTAGCCATGGTATTTCTGATGCCTCAGAGCTAAAAGAAAAAGTTGTTTCCTTAACGAATGCTGGAAGAGATAAGGAAAAAATCCAGCAGCAGATAAAATCATTAAGGCAGTCCTGGAATTCTCAAAGAGGCGACATTGAACAAATAGAAAAATCATATCAAACGGCCCAACTAAGTCAAAACACTGTTTTCTCTTCTATTTCTTCCAAAAAAGAAGAAATTAAAGACCCCACTTTTTGCAAGCAGTTCTTCAGTAAAACAGCCGATCAAATTGAGGCAACCATTTTAAAAGTAGAAGCGGATATTGAGGAAGCAATCAAATTACTGGAAGGAAAGCAAAAAGTACTACGTGAAAAACGAGAGGCCCAAGCCTCTAACCTAACAAGTTTAAAGGGATTTGAGAAGCTAAAGGCAGATGCTCAATCCAAGCTCGAAACACTTAGGGCAGAATATGAAAAGCAAAAAGTAAAGTTTGGGTTCGAAAACGAAGCTGCCTTAGTTCGATTGTTTGAACATTCCCTGGATGCTGAGAAAGTAGATTTGGAGATTCGCGATTTCGATCAAAAATTCGCTATTACAGAAAGTAGAATCAATGAACTAAAGGCGGAAGATGGAGTTCTGGAATTTAATGAGATCGCTTTTGAAGAGCTTAAGGAGTTGGTTATTCAATTGAAAGAAAATGCTTCCTCTTCGCAAAACAGCTTGTTACTTCTATCTGAGGAAATAAAAACGATCCAATCTCAACTAGAGAATAAAAAACTCCTTTTAGAGACATTCGGTCAATTGGAAAACAGGGAAAGTAATCTTAAAGAATTAGAGCGACTCTTTAAAGGAAGTGGCTTTGTGAAATATGTGAGTTCTATTTACCTGAAGGAGCTTTGCAATACCGCGAATGTTCGATTTATGAAACTGAGTAAAAATAGCTTGAGTTTGGAAATCGATGATGATAATACATTTTGGGTAATCGATTATTTAAATGGAGGTAAGAGACGTTTACTGAAAACACTTTCTGGTGGGCAAACATTCCAAGCCTCCTTATGCCTTGCCTTGGCATTGGCAGAAAAAGTGAAGGCGCTAAATCAGGCTGATCAGAGTTTTTTCTTCTTAGATGAGGGATTTGGAGCTTTGGATAGAAATGCCCTTCGAGTGGTTTTCGAAACACTGAAATCTCTTCGACATGAAAATAGAATCGTAGGAATCATTTCCCATGTAGAGGAATTACAACAGGAAATTGGAGTTTATGCACAGATCACTTTGGATCCAGAAAAAGGCTCTCAGGTAGCTTACTCCTATTAAAAAAAAATCTCCGTCAATGCCGGAGATTTTTTCAATTAGAAAATCACATTAATATATTTTGATTGACCCAGTCAATTTCCTCTTCCCGAATCGTATGTTCAGGATCATCGAAAAGTAGGGTTTTAACTTTTCCTCCCATCTTTGAGATTAAGTCAGCGGATTCTGAAATTCTTTCAGCTGGAACATGAAAATCTCGATTGCTACTTCCGATAAAAATCGGTGTTTCAAGAAAATCTCCGTGATACTTTTCTGTCTGAATTTTCTCACCAATTAATCCACCAGTAAAGGCGATAACTCCTCCTAGTTTTTGAGCATTTCTTGTTGCAAACTCTAAACTTAAACAGGCACCTTGCGAGAAGCCTATGAAATAAACATTTTCAGGTTTTATCCCTGCTTCCATTACTTCATCCCAAGTCTCCTGAATCACCTTTATTGACTTTTCCAATGCCAATTTATTTTGCTGATCAGGAGCCATAAAACTATAAGGATACCAAGTTCCCATTTCAGCTTGTGGAGCCAAAAGAGCAAAATCATCCAAATTTAAGTATTGATTTAAGGAAAGAATATTTGTTGCTGACGCTCCTCTGCCATGGATCATGATGGCTGCCTTCTCAGCTTTATTGATAGGCAATCCACTTAATTTCAAATCAGGCATATTCCTCCGTCTTTAAAGTGACTGGTGTTAAACTTTTTTCTATTTTTTCACGACTTGGTTCTGCCCATTCTGGAAGTTTGATTAGCTCTCCCAAATGTGCTTCATCCTCATCTATGGCAAATCCAGGTTCATCAGTAGCAACCTCAAACAATACACCTCCGGGTTCTCTGAAATAAATTGAAGTGAAGTAATTTCTATCTTTTACCTCAGTTGTTTGATAGCCATTTTCCATTAATAGCTTTTGCACTTCCAATTGAGAATCGGAATTGGCAGTACGGAATGCGATGTGATGCACTGAACCGGCACTTTGCATGCCTCTATGTCCATTTGGATTCACAAGGATATCTATAATATCACCTGCTTTTCCTTCTGTGCCATATCGGAAACGATCTCCCTCCTGACCTATGAAATGATAATCCATAAAACCAGTCAATAAGCGCTCGGTAGCGTCTTTTTCTCGAAGGTTTAAGGTAGCACCAAAGAATCCTCTGATGGAATTCTCTTTGGGAATTTGTCCATAGGTCCAACCTTTCCTATCATCTGTATCGTTTTCCACCAACTCGATACCCATCCCATCATGGTCTTCAAATCGGATCACTTTATTTCCAAACCGATCCAACACATCCGAAACAGGAATTCCAAATTTCTTCAATCTTTCGATCCAAAAATTCAAAGAATTAGTAGGAATAGAAAACGCCGTATAGGTCAATTCACCTGTTCCCTTACTTCCTTTTCGGGCTCCGGTAAAAGGGAATGTGGTAAAGATAGTACCAGGACTTCCCAGTTCATCGCCGAAATAGAAATGATACACGTCAGGCGCATCAAAATTGATGGTCTTTTTAACCAATCTCAACCCCAGAATACCAGTATAGAAATCGATATTGGCTTGTGGATTTCCAGCAATAGCTGTGATATGGTGTATTCCACTGATTAATGGTTTCATGACTTTGGGGAAATTGGTTTATGTTAATTTCTATCAATTAAATAACTAAGCGATTCTTAAGGAAAAGAAACCTTTGAGATAGCACCTATCCCAAAGGTTTGACTTTTTAAGCCTGCTTTACTAACTGAACGCTTAAAATCAATTTTACTTGATCACTTACTACTACAGATCCAGCTTCAGTTACTGCGGACCAAGCAAGTCCAAACTCTTTTCTATTCACTTTTCCTTCGATGTCAAAACCGGCTTTAGTTTGTCCATAAGGATCTCCAGCCACTCCACCAAAGTCAACATCCAAGGTTACTTCTTTGGTAGTTTCTCTCATCGTCAAGTCACCGACTAACTTATGGTCGCCACCTTCATTCACTATTTTACCTTTGAAACTCAATTTAGGATGATTTTCAGCATCAAAGAAATCTGCTGATTTCAAGTGAGTATCTCTGTCAGCTTGATTGGTGTCAATACTGTCGATGTCTGCAGTGAAAGCTACTTCAGCTCCGTCAAAATCCTCGGAACTACTTTCTACACTTCCTTCAAATTTTCTGAAATATCCCGTAACTGTAGAAATTACTAAGTGTTTTACTTTAAAAGATACTTCTGAGTGTGTTGGGTCAATCGCCCATTTTGTTGTGGTTAATTCTTTAGTTTCCATTTTGATTTTATTTAGTTGTTATTGAATTTATTTTATGTTAATACTTTAAATGTATATACATTAATATAATGAAATTTTTTTAACCTCGAAGTTTATCTAGTAAATCATTCAATTGATTCACTTCTTCTTTGTCCAAATTCACAAATTTCCAGTTGCCT
Above is a window of Algoriphagus machipongonensis DNA encoding:
- a CDS encoding efflux RND transporter permease subunit, translated to MVRFLLARPIAVFMTFMALIVFSFIVLRTLPISLLPPIDVPQIVVKVNYPNASPEAIEQNVLSPIREGLITLNGLEEMDSKAGSEVGTIRLTFDYSTQMELAYIDVNEKIDRLTNSLPEDLVRPEVIRINTSDIPVARVQVVPKEGVDEVEVSQLAENVLKKRIEQLPGVSLVDINGKKNRIISVKPNKEALAALGMTQQNVISTIQSSNADLDGISVKDGQFRYYLRLATRVDTPDDIKNLPIRTAEGAIIPLNKLAEVNYETKEMLGYHLYGEQESLVITVHKQASAKMNELMPELKASLELFRVDYPQVDFDLTQDQSNLLNAAISNLETSLLFGGIFAFAVLFLFMKDYRLPLIIGVSLPSSLVISFLIFYFFNLSINIISLSGLALGIGMLIDNAIIVLDNITRKRDEGLPIFEACVEGVNEVMGALISSVMTTLAVFIPLVFLSGISGALFFDQAVAVAAILSVSLGVAFILLPMLYLLLFGKSKKIIEKEEGPFFRRILSGYELIYSKITSSRKVAILCFAILIPLGLAVSLLLKTEGLPEIEKLDATLEIEWNEPIGALENKGRVVALLKELQGSYEQAESDVGVRQFLLFDGENSIQQAFLYLLFKDEQSKEQKIADIRSYLNDNYPEASFILGDAPNAFDQLFSSSQAYYEVRWKDLSSKEPISEEEMDPWLSQFPANSWERGPGLQKEASVVFTLRADKMATYKVPVNTIQDQISKLFGTYTITDIRRFGEITPINLKESNDRFEYLLRNTNVSASDSTSYALSEFLEYEYENHYKYITADRGGIYQSAYILDEEPEAKRSDFFSWAQTKDLGVEMTGQYFKDKENLQQLIGILLISVLLLYFILAAQFESFIQPLIVVFTLPLGIGGAFLVLWIFGASLNVMSAIGLVVMLGIMVNDAILKIDTINRLREKYDEIDSISPMEGLEKALHGAGQIRLKPILMTSITTILALIPIVFSSGLGADLQRPLVYAVIGGLTIGTFTALYFVPLAYWFFVPKKKLKALSS
- a CDS encoding efflux RND transporter periplasmic adaptor subunit, which translates into the protein MIKFRLTLLGFLALAFFSCEKEEEKVEEAPTESFRNEVAATEVHVAKAEVKSFDYLINATGKLEAASQVTAVIEQAGFMTELNVREGQTVQKGEVIARLDPTEAQLQLEKAEISLRNAQADYESMKMGYETIFASDDEERKSAIDDQLKAKSGVFLAEVSLKEAKLIRDRCELKAPISGKIADLKFKEGSLVGASQELCEILGTSQLILKVKVLESDISLISTNQRAEVYAVSDSQNAIDGKVIGINPIVDDNGLVQVSISINSRKNLLPGMNARAIIRAPQSNSLVVPKDALVYRSGRAVVFSIENNESKWNYVEVGKDNGEEVEILEGVEEGSTVITSNNLQLAHQAPVQIITE
- a CDS encoding septal ring lytic transglycosylase RlpA family protein — its product is MTSIGIFLVKNGQMKIDYMRLWIFLLIMVFAQPFAQAKNLGDSLLIQEGIASFYGKRFHLRKTSNGEIFHMDSLTAAHKTLPFGTVLKVTRIETRGTVYVRVNDRLPRYSRRMIDLSRAAATQLDMIHDGISRVKLEVIEPEVIEELIEYFGDDPPPTMRLRPVAKAINLYKPLPNLFFAPQLTFINSPL
- a CDS encoding metallophosphoesterase family protein; this translates as MIKILHTADWHLGKRLQEFSRIEEQKLVLEEIIEVADQENVDLVLLAGDIFDTFNPNHEAVELLYKTLRRLSKNGERPIIAISGNHDSTQFVEAPDPLARELGILFYSRYDSIIPIGKLDSGIEITKSASGFVELKLPKIEFPVRIILAPYANENLLKTYLGEGDREAEFREILQENWLELADNYCDDNGVNLFIGHFFFMKEGESSVAIGTEAEPESERPILHVGGTQALFTKNIPSQIQYAALGHLHRYHSVGHEHCPVVYSSSPLAYSFSEADQEKKVVILKAAPNQEVEYHPVGLKQGRPLYRKKFDNLPETLAWLEENPYCFVEITYVTEHSIDAATRKAIMKAHDGIVNLIPQINNPAGTEDLSLQVEDLGKDMSSLFQLFYKSEKGQEPNEELMEIFREVISQNKEV
- a CDS encoding AAA family ATPase, with the protein product MIPIRLEIQGLYSYREKQVIEFDQLTAAGLFGIFGAVGSGKSSILEGILLALYGSTERLSDRGEKNSMLNLQSEELIINFEFQSGKNNVNTYLGRYAAKRNPKKFEEVRPAEHTFYEKVEGQWEPISAKAEEIIGMKKEHFKQTVIIPQGKFREFIDLTPGPRAEMMKELFGLERFDLSGKTGSLLKVVKEEKIRLETQLSGLEGFSKEILEEKSNSQKIQKKDHEELMLKLQLSETQMKQQEEIQKKAQQLKVFQTNFRELSNKKPEIEEKRLLHKEFITAKTYLKPIWDQIHDTQKELEKYTTSVVDCERFKLRYIEEVKTLEDEEVELKSKNQQRPDREAKIRDLKKVLEVKRLQVKLDEANQKLETLKPELESKKASQNQLEAEVSTLEKQSEDLESPDIKVLSELQTALRDWGIWEEDRAKLEKIKKQLQEEIVAVKNNLEQIFSKLPSEEKSLETWQKSQKQLILNLESERDQVMQKQGLGIHVHLLEDGKPCPLCGAVEHPSPLKSEKEKVELKAKNEEINQEKNKLEGILTLIQKEKENQIHLENHQRNSASKEEEILKIEKSLETMMEMISSHGISDASELKEKVVSLTNAGRDKEKIQQQIKSLRQSWNSQRGDIEQIEKSYQTAQLSQNTVFSSISSKKEEIKDPTFCKQFFSKTADQIEATILKVEADIEEAIKLLEGKQKVLREKREAQASNLTSLKGFEKLKADAQSKLETLRAEYEKQKVKFGFENEAALVRLFEHSLDAEKVDLEIRDFDQKFAITESRINELKAEDGVLEFNEIAFEELKELVIQLKENASSSQNSLLLLSEEIKTIQSQLENKKLLLETFGQLENRESNLKELERLFKGSGFVKYVSSIYLKELCNTANVRFMKLSKNSLSLEIDDDNTFWVIDYLNGGKRRLLKTLSGGQTFQASLCLALALAEKVKALNQADQSFFFLDEGFGALDRNALRVVFETLKSLRHENRIVGIISHVEELQQEIGVYAQITLDPEKGSQVAYSY
- a CDS encoding alpha/beta hydrolase, which produces MPDLKLSGLPINKAEKAAIMIHGRGASATNILSLNQYLNLDDFALLAPQAEMGTWYPYSFMAPDQQNKLALEKSIKVIQETWDEVMEAGIKPENVYFIGFSQGACLSLEFATRNAQKLGGVIAFTGGLIGEKIQTEKYHGDFLETPIFIGSSNRDFHVPAERISESADLISKMGGKVKTLLFDDPEHTIREEEIDWVNQNILM
- a CDS encoding ring-cleaving dioxygenase; this translates as MKPLISGIHHITAIAGNPQANIDFYTGILGLRLVKKTINFDAPDVYHFYFGDELGSPGTIFTTFPFTGARKGSKGTGELTYTAFSIPTNSLNFWIERLKKFGIPVSDVLDRFGNKVIRFEDHDGMGIELVENDTDDRKGWTYGQIPKENSIRGFFGATLNLREKDATERLLTGFMDYHFIGQEGDRFRYGTEGKAGDIIDILVNPNGHRGMQSAGSVHHIAFRTANSDSQLEVQKLLMENGYQTTEVKDRNYFTSIYFREPGGVLFEVATDEPGFAIDEDEAHLGELIKLPEWAEPSREKIEKSLTPVTLKTEEYA
- a CDS encoding YceI family protein: METKELTTTKWAIDPTHSEVSFKVKHLVISTVTGYFRKFEGSVESSSEDFDGAEVAFTADIDSIDTNQADRDTHLKSADFFDAENHPKLSFKGKIVNEGGDHKLVGDLTMRETTKEVTLDVDFGGVAGDPYGQTKAGFDIEGKVNRKEFGLAWSAVTEAGSVVVSDQVKLILSVQLVKQA